GCTTGCTTTGTGATGTGAGACGACTTACTAATAGTTCCAATGCTTCTTTCATCCATCCGTTTTGACACAGCCTTCTTGCTTCGCATACATTCATCTGTAATTGGTTTTTCGACAGGCTAAACATCAGTAAATGCGAAGACGTGCTTTTATATTTCATAAGGAAACTATGTATTCTGGTCTAAGAGAGGTACCATGAGGTGACATGACACCTCCCTCAGactagaatatatatatatatgtatatatatgaagAATGGATTGTTGCATACCCAAGTTCTTTCGCGAATCTCTTTCTCAGGCCAAGAGTCTAGTTGTTCTGTTACAAACAAAGGAAACATGTGCCCTTCATAGGCAGTGTCACCGGATTTGTTCTCGAAATACCATGTTCCCAGTTTACACTGCAGAAGTAAAGTTAAAACCACTTATCAGCAATGGAAACATATATGTTATCGCTATATCAAGATCAATGCCAACGAAACAGCAGACGTTATCGCATATTTCTAATCCAAAATGATCAGAACATCACATGTAATCATCAATCATTGCAATCAGGCGCTTAATATTTTGCAAGAATTTTGGAAGATCATAAGGTCCTTAACTCTACCACAGCTAGTATTCTGTCATTTATCTGATGCAATAGAACAAGTTAACACAAAAACTTTATGTTTCTTATTTTTCACCTTTTCACTTCAAAAGAAACATAAAAGGAACGGAAAGAGATCACGAGGGAGAACAAACCTCAACTTCACCTCGTACTCCAGCTTCCTCGACAGTCTCACGTTGTGCAGCATCTTCGATTGTTTCATCTTTTTCCCAACCTCCCTACGATAACAACAGACGTATTTGCATTTAGAACAGAGATTTTGCCTAATATAACAATCACAGAGAGTATCAAAATGAACTATATTTTACGAGTAAGTTTTGCAGCTATGTATCAGTATCTACCTTTGGAAATAACAACCCTTTCCCTTTTCTTTGCGGACTTATGAGAAGAACTTCGAACGCATCTTCATCTACCATTGATAGCTCGGTGAAATCTTTATATCGGTAAGGTATACATCTGAAGAAAAGACATGATCGCGGAAACAAATATAGTTAATAATTTTAACACAAAAAGGATATGTATCTTTCCACATGAGAATAAACCAACAAAGTCAAATCCACGTGATACAAGTAACATCTAGGCATAATCTTCAGAGTTTCAGACAATCAAGAATCTGCAACAGCTAATGTTAAATAATGTCCAAGTTCAGCAATAGGCTTTCACTGTTAGAATCTAGAAAAGAGTATCACATTAtgtcttaattaatttttaattaagcATTTAAAGTAGGAAAATCAACAACAGAATGTCCTTTTCCCAGAGAAAAAAACAAGACATGTGATGAGTTGAAAACACTTTGCTTAACATCACATGACTTTCTGATTTTCTCCAAAAATATAAGAGAAgtccggtgcacaaagcatcccacATTCACTCTGGGATAGCCCGGTGCACTATGCTCTCGCTATGCGTGggatccggggaagggccggaccacaagggtctattgtacgcagccttaccctgcatttctgcaagagcctgtttccacggctcgaacctgtgacctcatggtcacatgacagcaactttaccagttacgccaaggctccctttTATATAATTTGCATTGATGCacctaaaataaaagaaagtgtcaACTGGCTCTAAATTATTATACCGTGTCCAAATTGAAACAGCTTATGCAAACTGATTTCTACGaacacataaaaaaaaaaaattaaaaaaacctTGGTAAAATTGAAAGGACAGATTGCATCccaaaagatcaaatcttttatacCTAATTTCTGTAAAATCAACACATTTCTACAaacaaaatgaaataacaaacaCCCTTCAGGATGATATAACACTCAAATTCATATACACCTCAAAAAGCCAATTCAAAGACCAATTGACAGTATTTTGTTTTTTCCCTAAAAGTCAACTCTCCACAATAAATAAATTTTAGGGGGAAAAAATCATGGTTAGCATTATTATTCAAAGAAGATTGTTCTAACCCAGAAATCttcataaccaaaaaaaaaaaatatcacaaCTTAATAATTGACATAAAATGCAAGGGGCAATGAAGGGGTTTgggttggggggaggggggaagtTGCAGGTCTTAGGAGGCACATGACATGACCAGAGGGATCGATCAACTGAACTCAATATTTTCGACACAAATATAGTTATGTGTAAAAAACTATAAAATTTCAACGAACATTATATTTTGAACCCATAATAGCAAAAGTATAACGAGTTCATCAAATTTAAATCTTGAATTTGCCTCTGTTAACGTACCCAACAACTTGGCGACGACCCTTGTTGTAACGTTGCAAATGCCGGCCGGAGCGTGATACAAGAACCACCATCTCCTTCAATTCCATTAATTCTTGCTTAAAAATGGAGTCTTTTTACTTCTTTCTGAACCAAAAAAACAAGAAATGGAGgagaaaaaagaataaaacaaatgGACCCTTTTTGAAACCAAAGAAAATTAAGCAAATTACTAGGCTTAAAACATCAAAAACAGGgggaaagaaaacaaagaaaaggaatttgagatttttttttccttttttgtctgTAGAAATGATTGGTTTTTGTTTGGTGGTTGAAAAACCGTTAACGATATGAATGAATGGCAAACTTCTTCAAAATGCTGGATTTTAACTGGTGCATTTTGGAGGCGGCACATGTGTGTGTCTTGATTGGCACGTGTGACCGGTTCATTCTAATGATCCGGTTTTGTTAACTTATACCGGTTTAATTATCGATGATTGAATTACTAAGGCCCACGCTCGTGGTATGGAGCGTGACTTTTTGAAATGAAATCTAAGTAAACCCCCTAATCAAGTGAACGTAAAGACCacgatgaaaaaaaagaaaattgtttaaaatttatttcgaTATTGTTCGAAATtttagggtaggggtaagatctacGTACACATTACTCttctcagaccccacttgtgagatgttgttgttgttaatgttCGAAATTGAGCAATTTTGTCCATTATTTCCACTGAACGATCTAGAAGATTGATCTCGAGTTTACTTGAAGTCAATAAGTTTTACTCAAATCTGTAatataaattaataaatttattattttttgtgatctactttaattgattttttaacATTTTTTTGTAGCCTATAATATTTGACTTTTTCATCGAGAAAGAATTAATTtccttttttcaaaattaatattAGAGTAAAGAGTCTCAGAGTATctgttatatttttaatatacagaTTAAAGGTTAATATGGTTAATTTTATTGTTAATACTATTAAAAGGTGAATCTCTTAATATGtatgaaaacaaccaaaaaatcaacTAAAGTGGATCAGAGAAagtaaatatctataaatatttgactgaaaactcaATTATTGCTATAGTATTAACTTGAGCTAGTTGCTCTTTCCGCTCATTCATACTTTTGCCATAATTAAATCTTTTCGTATTTGATCTTACCATTTATGGAATTTCAACATGAAATAAATAGATTTTACGTGTCCaaatattttgagtaaaaaatTCTAAGTTAACTCCTCAACTTTTCAATGCGAGTTTAAATTACGTTCAAATTGGATCTTCTTAACATAAGGAAGCTTCTATTATGTACTCTCTGCGGTCTAAAATAAgtagttttttttgttgtttttatacataataagaaattcaccttttaacattaattagtaattaaattgaccatattaacctttattatctcttcacataaacactcctaatACATACTCCAATATTAATTACTCCAaggcaatgtaggaaaaaaataattaattcattcttgaaatctgaaaaaatcatttattttggaccacaagaaaaaagccaaaaaatcatttattttggatCGGAGGGAGTAGTGATTAAGGTGGTTTGGAATTTTACTATTAGATCATAAATTTAAATTGATTGTGATATTTTTACATCTAATTTTGCTTTTTACGAGaatgataaaataatattttgttgCACCTTAAAGCATTTACTTTAAGAGGATAGATAAGATTATCGTTTTGGCAAATTATTTATTCCCCCTCCTTCACAATTCCCACAGTTTTCTTGGATAATATAGATATACTAAGGTCATAAAAAGTCATGTATATTCTTATATAATATAATTACATTTTTGTATTGTTTCATGATATACCAAGTTTTTATACATGTTAGTCTGTCACTATTGAAAAAGCAGTATAAAAGGTAATTAATGGGGTGATTGAGATCCCACAATTTTTAATAATAGTTGGATTTTCGTGAGAATAAAGAATTTATTGATATgtaatgattttcttttttattgaGCTTATCTGACATGAATTATGAATTATTAATGGTATtgtaaattaaaagaaattataagAATTATCTGGAGAAGTTTCTATGTCAAATTAAAGTAGATGGGTCCTCTAGACTAGTGGGAAAATTAGAAAGAAACGttagaaaattattttaattaaaaaaaaacatgttaaGAAAATTGGAACATAGTGAACATTAGTAAACAAATACGTATTAAATTACTAATGTCAAGTGCATGACATCATTGTTTTGTGTCATTATCTAAGAACGTCAATAAACTTTTCTAGATATATCATACTTATCTCACTCTCCAGAAAACTATAAAATGTAAAAGTCTATTTTCGTTAATAAACTAATTTAGATAGgacaaaacttttttttttaaaaaaaaagaaatatttaaaatgaaaattttgaaggaaaaaaagagagtatGAAAGCTAGGTTTTAGTTTAACACTTATTTTAGGATGGACAACAATCATTAACGTAACCGAGTTATATTTTAACGCTCATTATAATATGGACAACAATTGTAACCTAATTTTTTTTCACTAATTAAAAAATGCTTTAATGATTAATAGaatattcttaataataattagATTTGGTTTGAAAATTTCAGAGAGACCGAATAAAGACACGCAGCCGAATCTAAATGTTTAGCAACCGAATAACCACGTTATTACTTATTACAAAAtcattaaacaaaaaataataagtgtgaacttgaaatttaaggatgtttTAAATTTTCAATAATGTAAACCAtgttccttttaatcactttatATTAATGCATGCAATATGATTATCTAGATTCTCTGTTTTAGGAATTTCAACCATGTGTTTATCTAGAAATAGTAATAGTGTATACAAGAAATAAGGGTGGTTGTGGAGCGGTGGACTCCTTCATTTTTAACCACATGTCTCCGACTAAAGCTTTGGGTATAGGACTTCTTGGCACGAATTACAATTTAATCAGGCCCTAATACGAGCTTGGACACAAatgaaaaaaccaaaaaaaggtGTGTTTGAAAAAGATTTATAATGTGAAACCTTTCGGTACGAATGTAAATTTAGTCACACCCTAAAACAGGTGTTGAACACAAGGtgtgaaaaccaaaaaaaaaaaggtgtaTATGAAAAAAGATTCATAAAACTTAATTAGAAAAAATGCGTTATCGTGTAAGGTTGTATGAACTTTGAATATAAGGCTCGATAAATGACGGCAGTAACTCTTACTGTCCATAGTTGTATTTTAGTGGGTGGATCTGATATGAGAAGTTATAGGAAAGAGTATATTACAACAGTTTTAATTTGTGAATTTATATTATCGTGTGTTCTACATGCTAGATATTCTACCATTCTATATTTTTTGTCGAAAGTGTGTCTCTATGTTGTGCGGAGCTGAGTTAGTAGCTCAATATCGTGAACTGAATAGAAAAGGGTATTTGATCTCTCTTTTATGGATGTTTCCTTTTGTTAGGACAGTAAAAATCAGGTGTCATACGGAAGCTAGCAAAGCAAACCTTGAGcgacgataaatcatacaacaaaggagaaatataccaaaagagacacaaatatttaacgtggttcggtcaactgacctacgtccacgtgcggagatgagcaatccactatataaaaagagagtacaaaatatcgagagaacaacctcacgaagaggcaaataCAAGTGACACattaacacttgtcccgtaaagttctccccctaaacactaCTCTCAAGCCCCTATGGCTACATTGTAGATGCTACTGAATAAGAAGGAcggatcttcaatttatagaacttcaaacattttcctacaagaaaaagggcTAGCCAAATAtaggagaattataatttccttctacaaaaaggaaaacccaattaaggtaattatattgctctttccttcaacaaataggaaaatcaaatatggtaagaaaattatggcaaacacctaacaattctcccccttggccggatttttctgacaaaataaacttgatccaccttcttcacatagccttcaacaggttgcatctccaaatctccaacacaaagtttgtctcaacgtgcGTAGCACACTGGTCAAATTCTCAGACAAAAATCACGATTATCGTCAAATATGTTGCGGCTAGAACTAAACCTGCCAAGATGAAACTGACATGGGAGAACCTGAGAATTgtgatgaagccatgcaagatactCACAAAGATCAGTGGATCGAAGCGATGGAAGATGAGATGAAGTCACTCCATGAGAATGACACATATGAGTTAGTGAAATTGCCGAAAGGTAAGAGAGCTTTATCTAACAAACGGATATTCAGAATAAAGCAAGATAATCATACCTCTGCGCCTAGATACAAGGCGAGGTTAGTTGCtaaaggttttggccagaagaagggacttgactttgatgaaattttctcccctGTTGTGAAGATGTCTTCTATTCGTATGGTTCTAGGCTTAGCTACAAGTCTAGATTTAGAGGTTgagcagatggatgtcaagactgCTTTTCTCCATGGTGATTTAGATGAGGatatttatatggagcaacctgaGGGCTTTGtaactaagggaaaagaaaattatgtctgcaaattgaaaaagagcctgtatggattgaaacaagctccaaggcaatggtatttgaagtttgaatctgTCATAGAAGAACAAGGGTACAAGAAAACTTCTTCAGACCACTGTGTATTCTTCCAGAAGttctctgatgatgattttattattttattgctttatgTGGTCGGCATGCTTATTGTTGGCAAGAATAAATCCAGAATTGTAGTCCTTAAGAAGCAGTTGAGTAAATCGTTTGCGATGAAGGACTTGGAGCCAACAAAGAAAATCTTGGGCATTCAAATCCACCGACACAGAGATAAAAATGAGTTATTTCTGTCCCAAAAGCAATACATTGAGAAGGTACTCAAGAGATTCAATATGACAGATGCAAAAGTGGTTAGTACTCATCTTGCTAAACACTTCAAATTGAGTATTAGTCAGAGTCCATCTACTGATGAAGAGAAAAAGGAGTTGTCTCGTATTCCTTACTCTTCTGTCATTGGTAGCTTGATATATgctatggtttgcactagacAAGATATTGCACATGCCGTTGGTACTGCTAGTAGATTCCTTTCTAATCCTGGAAAAGAACATTGGGATGCAGTAAAATggatattaaggtatttgaaaggTACTGCAGATTTAAAGTTGTGCTTTGGCAATGGCAAGCCTGAACTTGTTTATTACACAGACTCTGATTTAGGAGGCAATCTTGATAATTCAAGATCCACTTCCGGTTATTTGATCACTTTTGCAGGGGAAGCTGTTTCTTGGCAATCTAGATTGCAGAAGTGCAAAACTCTATCCACCACAGAAGACGAATATATTGTTGTCACAGAAGGTGCCAAAGAACTATTATGGATGAATGAGTTTATTAATGATCTTGGCTTTGAGCAGCCAAGGTACATCTTATTTTGTGATAATCAGAGTGCTATCTGTCTCACCAAGCACTCCACTTTTCATTCTAAGaccaaacatataaatagaaagtatCATTGGATAAGAATGGCAGTGAAAGAGAAATTATTTGAGGTTGAGAAGATACACACAGATGAAAATTCTTCGTATATGCTGACAAAGGCGGTGGTTGCAGATAAACATGAATTTTGTAGAAAATTGGCAGGCATGAAGCCTGTCAATAGTTCCTCTACTTGAAGACACATTTATCCCCTTGGCTGGAGGGGAAGTTTGTTGGGCACATGCCCATATTGTCCAGCCAAAGGCCCAAtggcctaatcctattctcttttggtttccattccgatttggaattggattcggtttattcctattttgagtgggttttggctttaagagaaagcaccactcatgatctataaatagcacaaccttggagaattattctatgctcattgatacaagtctttgaaagacttaagcacataagagtggtttttgagagagctttcgtcaagagagaagagagaagaaaaatatttgttttgctgcagatttttattccgaccagccaacttcaaatcatgtTTTCTGATTCGTTAACCGTTGGATCGGGCTTAAATTTTGACTACGTGTTCATAACTTCTTGGTCTTAGATTTGAACGGTAAAGATCGGATTCGGAGGCTCGTAGTGTCTTATTTTGAGCCTCGAACAACAGCTTCATTTTTGTGGATTAtactctttcttcaattgattttgttgctcttgttgctattgttgctccgTGTTTGGCACTTGTTGTATAGCCAATTTGGAGAACATTTGTAActctcttattgttatagtggagctttttggatctttgtgatcccgtggtttttaccttcgatttgaagggtttttcacgttaaaatttggtgttctttatcttctttattttcgggtttgcctCTTCCTCAACATAACACCTTTGTATCTGTCCTATTCGAGTTAACCCTCCCAAGTGGGCAAAGAGGTGGATCATCTAATCCTGAAATAAATTATCCCGACTATTTCAATCGTCTATATGTTTATTTAGTTAGATATTCGAATCATACAATTCTAAGGATTCCTAATGCCAATCCAAAACATTTTATCTCAGAAAATTTCGACTAAGAGACTAATTTAACGTGGAACTTAAGAACATTGgcctaataaataaaataaacagttAATTCTCTAGTGAAAAGGACAATTGATTTGTCTATTTAGATGTTGACGTAAATAAAATGATATAAATGATATAAAGTTCTTGAAACAATTGGCACAATTGATATTGGACACATCCAAAGACTCATTATATATACAAGAATATTTCTAAATGAAATGTGACCAAGTCTTCGTAAAATGATAAGAAAAAATTGAATGATCCAAACCAAGTTGGCTTTGATTCATTCCTTAAAAATAACActttaaaccaattcttatccACTCATACTTTGAGAATTGTAGAAAGTTGTAAAAATGAAAAACTACACTACAAAGCACTAGACAACAAAAAGTAGATTATATAAAACCCTATAGTTTAGAAATTTGTAGTATTATTAATGCTGATTAGCTAAGCTGATATCATGGAAGAATTGGCCCACTTCTTGCTAAAGTTTTTTTCAGTCCGGTGCACTAAACTCCCGCTATGCGCTGGGTCCGAGAAAAGgtcggatcacaagagtctattATACGCAGCATTATCCTGCATTTAATTTCCACAAGAGGATGTTTCTACAGCTTGAACTCGTGACCTCCTAATCACATGGcagcagtggcggagccacattgaaCCAAGGGGTGTCAAGCGACACCCTTTCGCCGGAAAGTTACATTATATTactagataattttttttattttatgtatatttactatacgttgaTTCCCCTTGATTTTTTGAtgtatctaattatttatattttgacactcCTTGATGAAAATTCTAGCTCTGTCACTGCATGGCAGTAACATTACCAATTACGCCAAGGCCTCCACTTCTTGCTAAAGTGTCTCCTAAAAAATTTGTTGAAACGACTAAGTGAATATTTTCATTACCACGAAGGGAGTGGGGTGAATAAAATTCCTTTTAGTGAGTGCGATGAATAAAATTCCTTTACTTTTAACCGGATTGAGTCATAGAGAAATTTCTAATAGAGAATGTTTCTTTTGTAGTGAGCCTTACGTAGCACGAATACGAACTAATTGGATACTAATTTTGAATATCATTTTCTCTTTATTGAACATTATGTAACGCAAATTCAAATTAATTGGATACTAATTCCAAATATAGATAAAAGTCTACGACATAATAATTTTGGTAACAATTATCCAATAAATAATTGACAAATGGACCGTCATTGACTTACCAAGTCTTCCTTCTTTGGACAAAAACACATTTAATTGCAAAATCAAAAACAATAAGTGAAATGGTCTTTTAGTTGTTTCTTTCATATCATTGAATTTGCCCCTTTTTCAGATTGGAAATTATCCAAAGGAAACGCATTTAAATTCCGCCCACAATTTCAGAAAAt
The sequence above is drawn from the Nicotiana tabacum cultivar K326 chromosome 13, ASM71507v2, whole genome shotgun sequence genome and encodes:
- the LOC107771197 gene encoding nudix hydrolase 17, mitochondrial-like isoform X2, whose amino-acid sequence is MVDEDAFEVLLISPQRKGKGLLFPKGGWEKDETIEDAAQRETVEEAGVRGEVECKLGTWYFENKSGDTAYEGHMFPLFVTEQLDSWPEKEIRERTWMNVCEARRLCQNGWMKEALELLVSRLTSQSKRTKGELYPGIERTSSGRATILPLGCRAQLLSLPLPSSTEEA
- the LOC107771197 gene encoding nudix hydrolase 17, mitochondrial-like isoform X1, with the protein product MELKEMVVLVSRSGRHLQRYNKGRRQVVGCIPYRYKDFTELSMVDEDAFEVLLISPQRKGKGLLFPKGGWEKDETIEDAAQRETVEEAGVRGEVECKLGTWYFENKSGDTAYEGHMFPLFVTEQLDSWPEKEIRERTWMNVCEARRLCQNGWMKEALELLVSRLTSQSKRTKGELYPGIERTSSGRATILPLGCRAQLLSLPLPSSTEEA